The proteins below come from a single Tissierella sp. MB52-C2 genomic window:
- a CDS encoding aspartate kinase translates to MIVQKYGGSSLETTDKIIQVAKKIIERKRTAKNIVVAVSAMGKTTDRLIELAKEISSDPIERELDVLLSIGEQQTISLLSMALNNLGHKAISLTGTQARINTKGNYTRASIEDIEKSIINKYLEEGNIVVIAGFQGVNEKGDITTLGRGGSDTTAVALAAKFNCPCEIYTDVDGIYSIDPRLYEGPCKISKINYDIALEMARLGAKVVDKRALALGKRYDVPIYVGDSFKDQLGTRIGGESMEELKILSLMVDDNQVEVRIKNIPNKIDKLSNVFRILGRYNLDIGMAENNLIDEDINISFICSKEYMKLFPSIKKDIVNNVDRLIDVEINDTTRISIVGTGRINQAKVTSEIFDIVKESGIKYKKFCTSELSLSYYFEKAEVKNLINRLAKNFNL, encoded by the coding sequence ATGATTGTTCAAAAATATGGCGGGAGTTCTTTAGAAACTACTGATAAAATTATTCAAGTAGCTAAAAAAATAATTGAAAGAAAGAGAACTGCTAAAAATATTGTAGTTGCAGTTTCAGCTATGGGAAAGACTACAGATCGATTGATTGAATTAGCAAAAGAAATATCTTCAGATCCTATAGAAAGAGAATTAGATGTATTGTTGTCCATAGGAGAACAACAGACAATATCCTTATTATCCATGGCATTAAATAATTTGGGGCATAAAGCTATTTCTTTGACAGGAACACAAGCTAGAATAAATACTAAAGGAAATTATACTAGGGCCAGTATAGAAGATATTGAAAAAAGTATAATAAACAAATATTTAGAAGAAGGCAATATAGTAGTTATAGCAGGTTTTCAAGGTGTTAATGAAAAAGGAGATATTACAACTTTGGGAAGGGGAGGCTCTGACACTACTGCTGTAGCTTTAGCTGCTAAATTTAACTGTCCTTGTGAAATATATACAGATGTAGATGGAATATATTCCATAGATCCTAGATTATACGAAGGGCCTTGTAAAATATCAAAAATAAATTATGATATTGCCTTGGAAATGGCTAGATTAGGTGCTAAGGTAGTTGATAAAAGAGCTTTAGCCTTGGGAAAGAGATATGACGTGCCAATATATGTTGGAGATAGCTTTAAAGACCAATTGGGAACCAGAATAGGAGGGGAAAGCATGGAAGAATTGAAAATATTATCATTGATGGTAGATGATAACCAAGTAGAAGTAAGGATAAAAAATATTCCAAACAAAATAGACAAATTATCTAATGTATTTAGAATATTAGGGAGATATAATTTAGATATTGGAATGGCAGAAAATAATTTAATAGATGAAGATATAAATATATCCTTTATATGCTCAAAAGAGTATATGAAATTATTCCCCTCCATAAAGAAGGATATAGTAAACAATGTAGATAGACTTATAGATGTGGAAATAAATGATACTACTAGAATATCCATAGTAGGTACTGGGAGAATAAATCAAGCTAAGGTCACATCAGAGATATTCGATATAGTAAAAGAATCTGGTATAAAATATAAGAAATTCTGCACATCTGAACTAAGCTTATCCTATTATTTTGAAAAAGCAGAAGTGAAAAACTTAATCAATAGATTAGCGAAGAATTTTA
- the metA gene encoding homoserine O-succinyltransferase: MGLVINENILAIDLLRKDNIDIDLQGDSQDSLKVLVLNLMPNKLDTEYQLLRLLGNSFVDIQVDFLYVRSHKPKNTNLNYLERAYKTLEQIKNTNYDGMIMTGAPLEFVDFDDISYWNELKLIMDYSNKYVKSTIYLCWAAVAGLYYNYKIPKHIIDKKVVGIFSHEIIGRNSLLFKGLEQEIISPHSRYFEIREEDIRDIRELEVLSKSNDVGIYILAEREGKAIYITGHPEYNTDTLENEYKRDRNKGLAPDLPRNYFPNDDFSLVPRNTWRNHSQILMDNWIRYCLV, translated from the coding sequence ATGGGTTTAGTAATCAATGAAAATATTTTAGCAATAGATTTATTAAGAAAGGATAATATAGACATTGATCTTCAAGGCGACTCTCAGGATTCTCTAAAGGTATTAGTATTAAATTTAATGCCAAATAAATTGGATACTGAATATCAACTATTAAGATTATTGGGAAATAGTTTTGTAGACATACAGGTAGATTTTCTATATGTAAGATCACATAAACCTAAAAATACAAACTTGAATTACCTAGAAAGAGCTTATAAAACATTAGAGCAAATAAAAAATACAAACTATGATGGAATGATAATGACAGGTGCCCCCTTAGAATTTGTGGATTTTGATGATATATCTTATTGGAATGAGTTAAAGCTTATAATGGATTATTCTAATAAATATGTTAAGTCCACTATATATCTATGTTGGGCAGCAGTAGCAGGACTATATTATAACTATAAAATACCTAAACACATCATTGATAAAAAGGTAGTAGGAATATTTAGTCATGAAATCATAGGAAGAAATTCTCTATTATTTAAAGGGCTTGAACAAGAAATAATCTCCCCACATTCTAGATATTTTGAAATTAGGGAGGAGGATATAAGAGATATAAGGGAATTAGAGGTTTTATCTAAATCTAATGATGTGGGAATATATATATTGGCTGAAAGAGAAGGAAAGGCAATATATATTACAGGACATCCAGAATATAATACAGATACTTTAGAAAATGAATATAAAAGGGATAGAAATAAAGGGTTAGCACCTGATTTGCCTAGAAATTATTTTCCCAATGATGATTTTTCTCTAGTACCTAGAAATACATGGAGGAATCATTCACAGATATTAATGGATAACTGGATAAGATATTGTTTAGTGTAA
- a CDS encoding sensor domain-containing diguanylate cyclase — protein sequence MKKRIYKLIDRIDNLERVRKLYVFLLIFSIVSLLVIVNYCYISTFKDVKVLYAQYTKDRIIDMKKDFLEDSVNNMINNIQQIKVEKIEVNRNRINRAAKVIGEYYESKKGDFLEKTIDYFETGTIKGTFDIFILDRFTDKILYQNNIKYMENTRNIYDYIDDLKKESIVYNEDNYGKYYIFYGVTEDYIKYATMESIKKRIHSDSFENDAYIWINEVVNYEGGDNYAIRLIHPNLKDTEGMYLSTKMQDIEGNYPYLTELNGIKENGEIHFTYFFKKKTCDEVAEKLTYAKLYKEYNWIIAMGVYFDEIQPYIDEISKDGDKAISKMITLVGVLSLGLILIGILVVLILEHWYYQNSNKKLREELNIDELTKAFNRRAATKKLQETFYSFERYNSIFAIIIFDIDDFKKINDSYGHDVGDRVLRNLVEIINKSTRKTDFLYRWGGEEFILICEGLKEESLNSFTDKILKDVEDFQYESQGEKYHITISIGASYFNKDDEDFLSVVKRADMALYNSKREGKNRATLNI from the coding sequence TTGAAAAAGCGGATATATAAATTAATTGACAGAATTGATAACCTAGAGAGAGTAAGAAAACTATATGTTTTTCTACTTATCTTTTCCATAGTTTCTCTATTAGTTATTGTGAATTATTGTTATATATCTACTTTTAAGGATGTAAAAGTATTATATGCTCAATATACTAAAGATCGGATTATAGATATGAAAAAGGATTTTCTTGAGGATTCTGTTAATAATATGATAAATAATATTCAACAAATAAAAGTTGAAAAAATAGAAGTAAATAGAAACCGTATAAATAGAGCTGCTAAAGTTATAGGAGAATATTATGAATCAAAGAAAGGTGATTTTTTAGAAAAAACCATTGACTACTTTGAGACAGGAACTATAAAAGGGACTTTCGACATATTTATATTGGATAGGTTTACAGATAAAATCTTATATCAAAATAATATAAAATATATGGAGAATACAAGAAATATCTATGATTATATTGATGATTTAAAGAAAGAGTCGATAGTATATAATGAAGATAATTATGGAAAGTACTATATTTTTTATGGAGTTACTGAAGACTACATAAAATATGCAACCATGGAATCCATAAAAAAAAGGATACATAGTGATAGTTTTGAAAATGATGCTTATATTTGGATTAATGAGGTTGTAAATTATGAAGGTGGAGATAATTATGCTATCCGGCTTATTCATCCAAATCTAAAAGACACAGAAGGTATGTATTTATCTACAAAAATGCAAGATATTGAAGGTAATTATCCTTACCTGACAGAACTCAATGGAATTAAAGAAAATGGGGAAATACATTTTACCTATTTTTTTAAAAAGAAAACATGTGATGAAGTTGCTGAAAAATTAACTTATGCAAAGTTATATAAAGAATATAACTGGATTATTGCAATGGGTGTTTATTTCGATGAAATTCAACCATATATAGACGAAATTTCTAAGGATGGTGATAAAGCTATTTCTAAAATGATTACACTGGTAGGAGTCTTATCACTTGGATTAATCCTTATAGGAATTTTAGTAGTATTAATTCTAGAACATTGGTATTATCAAAATTCTAATAAAAAATTAAGAGAAGAATTAAATATAGATGAACTCACTAAGGCTTTTAATAGGAGAGCTGCAACAAAAAAGTTGCAAGAAACATTTTATTCATTTGAAAGATATAATAGTATTTTTGCCATTATTATCTTTGACATAGATGATTTCAAAAAAATAAATGATAGTTATGGGCACGACGTAGGGGATAGAGTTTTAAGAAATCTTGTAGAAATCATAAACAAATCTACAAGGAAAACAGACTTTCTTTATAGATGGGGAGGGGAAGAATTTATTCTTATTTGTGAGGGGCTAAAAGAAGAAAGCTTAAATTCATTTACAGATAAGATATTAAAAGATGTAGAAGATTTTCAATATGAAAGTCAAGGAGAAAAATATCATATAACTATATCAATAGGTGCTTCTTATTTTAATAAAGATGATGAAGACTTTTTATCCGTAGTTAAAAGAGCTGATATGGCTCTGTATAATTCTAAGAGAGAGGGAAAGAACAGAGCTACACTTAATATATAA
- a CDS encoding homoserine dehydrogenase — MLNIGLLGLGVVGIGIVQILEERKDYLEKFIKKEINISKILVKDIEKIRDIEIDRRKLTTDIHEIIEDNSIDVIIEVMGGLDKPYEYIKEALSRGKNVITANKAVVAKYLEELTDLARKNNRLFLYEASVGGGIPIIKPLKEQININEIQEIRGILNGTSNYILTRMVTDDLSFKEALEISQNLGYAEADPTDDIEGYDTRRKLRILSTIAFKDRINEDNISCYGINSINFKDIKNIKNMNCTIKLLGTAVLNNNKYYASVEPVILSQDSYLGKVDNAKNLVSFIGDMVGELRFFGEGAGRFPTANAVLSDLIDITTNTYPKMSLGVNIDLDNMNRLYKGKYYMRIDTRENTEDKIEKYIKENGIIENMIEKKEGIIFTTKSISKEKLERMTDLFKIDKKDYFTARLEV; from the coding sequence ATGTTAAATATTGGGTTATTAGGATTGGGAGTAGTAGGAATAGGTATTGTCCAGATATTAGAAGAGAGAAAAGATTATTTAGAAAAGTTTATAAAAAAGGAAATTAATATATCTAAGATACTGGTAAAGGACATAGAGAAGATAAGAGATATTGAAATAGATAGAAGAAAGCTTACTACAGATATTCATGAAATAATCGAAGACAATAGTATTGATGTAATTATTGAAGTTATGGGTGGTTTAGATAAGCCCTATGAATATATAAAAGAAGCATTAAGTAGAGGAAAGAATGTGATCACAGCAAATAAAGCTGTAGTAGCAAAATATTTAGAGGAGTTAACAGATTTAGCAAGAAAAAATAACAGACTTTTTCTATATGAAGCTAGTGTAGGTGGAGGAATCCCAATTATAAAACCATTAAAGGAGCAAATAAATATAAATGAAATACAGGAAATAAGAGGGATTTTAAATGGGACTTCTAATTATATACTGACAAGGATGGTAACAGATGATTTAAGTTTCAAAGAAGCCCTAGAAATAAGTCAAAATTTAGGTTATGCAGAAGCAGACCCTACTGATGATATTGAAGGTTATGATACTAGAAGAAAACTTAGAATTTTATCTACGATTGCATTTAAAGATAGGATAAATGAAGATAATATCTCATGCTATGGCATCAATAGCATAAATTTTAAAGATATAAAAAATATAAAAAACATGAATTGTACGATTAAATTGTTAGGTACAGCAGTCTTAAATAATAATAAATACTATGCTTCTGTTGAGCCAGTTATTTTGAGTCAGGATTCTTATCTGGGAAAAGTTGATAATGCTAAAAACTTAGTTTCTTTTATAGGAGATATGGTTGGAGAATTAAGGTTTTTTGGAGAAGGTGCCGGGAGATTTCCTACAGCTAATGCAGTATTAAGTGATTTAATAGACATTACAACCAATACTTATCCAAAAATGAGTTTGGGAGTGAATATAGATTTAGATAATATGAACAGATTATATAAAGGAAAATATTATATGAGAATTGACACTAGAGAAAATACTGAAGATAAAATAGAAAAATATATTAAGGAAAATGGGATTATAGAAAATATGATTGAGAAGAAAGAGGGCATTATATTTACAACTAAATCCATATCAAAAGAAAAATTAGAAAGAATGACAGATTTATTTAAGATAGATAAGAAAGATTACTTCACTGCAAGATTAGAAGTATAA
- a CDS encoding RtcB family protein, with amino-acid sequence MELQGEHNIAKVFTDNLEDGAKEQILELLNQDFVKDSKVRIMPDVHQGMGCVIGFTADMGDKVIPNIVGVDIGCGMLTVELGHIDIDLPKLDDIIHKRIPSGKSTHNERKSKFDKLNDLYCFRDLKDTKRIERSIGTLGGGNHFIEVGVDSKNNKYLVIHSGSRNLGKQVAEIYQRLAIDLCSGKEDYFIKRDEIITGYKAEGKRKEIKKVLEELKKEYDNLQPSYPKALCYLTGEYREKYLHDMKICQEYASLNREVMVDIILQSLFKKGLHEFTYFETIHNYINFKDNIIRKGAISAYEGEKVLIPINMRDGSIVAIGKGNPDWNYSAPHGAGRLMSRNVAKESVNLDDFRKSMEGIYSTSVNEYTLDESPFAYKPIEEILNNITETAKIVDIIRPIYNFKA; translated from the coding sequence ATGGAATTACAAGGAGAACATAATATAGCAAAGGTTTTTACCGATAATCTTGAAGATGGTGCAAAGGAACAGATACTTGAATTACTAAATCAAGATTTTGTTAAGGATTCTAAAGTTCGAATAATGCCTGATGTTCATCAAGGTATGGGGTGTGTAATTGGCTTTACAGCTGATATGGGAGATAAGGTAATACCCAATATTGTTGGAGTTGATATAGGATGTGGCATGCTTACTGTAGAGCTTGGACATATAGATATAGATTTACCTAAATTAGATGATATAATACACAAAAGAATTCCGTCAGGCAAATCTACTCATAATGAAAGGAAATCCAAATTTGACAAATTAAATGATTTATATTGTTTTAGAGATTTGAAGGATACCAAAAGAATTGAAAGAAGTATAGGAACATTAGGTGGAGGCAATCATTTCATTGAAGTCGGAGTAGATAGTAAAAACAACAAATACTTAGTGATCCATTCAGGCAGTAGAAATCTAGGGAAACAAGTTGCAGAGATATATCAAAGGCTAGCTATAGATTTATGTAGTGGAAAAGAAGATTACTTTATTAAAAGAGATGAAATAATTACTGGATATAAAGCAGAAGGTAAAAGAAAAGAAATAAAGAAGGTGCTTGAAGAACTAAAAAAGGAATATGATAATCTCCAACCTAGCTATCCAAAAGCATTATGTTATTTAACTGGAGAATATAGAGAAAAGTATTTACATGATATGAAAATTTGTCAAGAATATGCAAGCTTAAATCGTGAAGTGATGGTAGATATCATCCTACAATCTTTATTTAAAAAAGGATTGCATGAGTTTACCTACTTTGAAACCATTCATAACTATATTAATTTCAAAGATAATATTATTAGGAAAGGGGCTATATCAGCTTATGAGGGAGAGAAAGTTTTAATCCCTATAAACATGCGAGATGGTTCCATAGTTGCCATAGGAAAGGGAAATCCAGATTGGAACTATTCAGCTCCCCATGGTGCAGGAAGACTTATGAGCAGAAATGTTGCAAAGGAATCTGTTAATTTAGATGATTTTAGAAAAAGTATGGAAGGTATATATTCTACATCAGTAAATGAATACACATTAGATGAATCGCCTTTTGCCTATAAGCCTATAGAAGAAATACTCAATAATATTACTGAAACTGCCAAGATTGTAGATATAATAAGGCCAATATATAATTTTAAAGCATAG